The genomic segment TTGAAGCGGGGCCCGCTGCATGATCTCGGTTGGCTGAACTACCTGTTGTGCTGGGGAACGCTGTACCAGCTCGGCATCGCTTGGCATGGTGGGCTATTGGCCGGCCGTAGGCCCCTGCTGCTCGCCAGCGGATCCGGGGTAGCACTGGCGCTGCTGATCTGGCTGGCGGGTTATCCGGTGAGCATGATCGGCATCCCCGGCCAAGCCGTGCAGAACACCTCACCTCCGACGGTGGCCATGCTCGCATTCGGCTGCGCGCAGGCCGGAATCGCGATGGCGGCCGCACCGGCGCTCAATCGCATCCTGCGCGCGGGCGCGATCCAACGGGTGCTCGCCGTCGGCAACAACAATGTGATGGCCCTCTACCTGTGGCACATGATTCCCGTCGTGATCGTGGCGCTGGTCGGTTACCCGGCCGGCGTGTTGATGCAACCATCGGAGGGCACGGCCGCGTGGTGGCTGGGCCGGCTGCAATGGGTTGCCATCCTGGGACTCGTGACGGCGGTCGAGATGGTGTTGTTGTGGTGGGGACGGCGGCTGTTCGCCGCGCCACTCCCCCTGCTCGGCATCCCGCTGCCGCTGGGCTGGGCCGAACCGGTCATGTTGCTGGGTGCCGTGCTGGCGGCATACGGCCTTGAGTTCGTCGCCGCCGACGGGTTCGCCCCGGATGGGCACTTTGCCCGGGTCACGGTCGCGGTCTTCGCGGTCGGTGCGCTACTGGTGGCGTTTCATCCCAACCAGGTCAGCTCGCGACCCGCCACGCCCGCACCCACGCCCTAGCTCATTGTGCTGTTAGTTTGGGTAGGCTAACCTCTGCATGACAGGAGGCTTGGCCGTGACACTTGCATTGCCGATCGATCCGCACGCCGACGCTTCTCGACGTGCGTGGCTGCCCTGCCCCAATTGCGAATGGGGCCGCGACAAGTGCGTGCAGTGCCGCGGCAGCGGCAACTGCACTTTCCATTGGCAGTACCTGTTGAGCAATCACGCAATGCGCCTGCACCTGCAATGCCCGGGCTGTGCGACCTTGTGGTCGATCGACACTCGTCATCACTGACGCCTGGCTTCACATCGCCCGTTGTCAGCGGGTTCGATCGAGCCCGCGCTCGGGCGAATGCGACTAGCGTCCGTTTCGGAACTGGCAGATCGGCGACGACACGATCGCGTATTCGTCGACGTGATACCGAATTACGCGTGCGCTAACCCTCGCTGAACGCGTCGGGCAGCGGCCGCCGACAGACTTCGCGGGCCTCGTCGGCACCCAGCCCAAACAGGCGCAACACGTTTTCGGTGACGGTGTCGGCGGCACCTGCGTCGTCACGGTCCGGATCGTCGCGCAGTAGCTTTCCGAGGCCGAGCAGCGCACCACCGGCCATGGCGAGGGCGAGCTCCGGGTCGTCGACGTCGAACCTGCCCGCATCGACGCCGGCTTTGATATCGCGCAGCGCCCGGGGAGCCAGGCCCCGGTCGGACGACAGCAAGGCCGGTCCATGCGCCAGCAGTATCTCGCTCTCCTGGGGCCGCTGACGAAACAGCCGACCGGTCAGCCGGAAACTGGCGGCGAAGGTTTCGGCCGGATCCTCGATCGATTCGGTGAGCCGGTCCAGCATTGCCCCGTGGGCATCGAGCACGTCGGCGACCGCGGCCTCGAACAACTGCTCCTTGGTGTCGAAGTGGTTGTAGAAAGAACCCATTCCGACGTCGGCGGCCTGGGTGATCTCTAGCACCGGCACGTTGAGTTTGCCTTCGGCGATCATCCGCTGCGCGGCCTTGATCAGCGCCGCCCTGGTGCGCTGCTTGCGCCGCTGAAGACGATTGGGCTGGTCGACTTCCTCGGGCATGACGCTCACCCACAGAGTATGCATCACTTTTGAGGATTTCGTCAGAACCCTTGACCGAGCGTTGTCTCGTATGTGACGATTTCGTCAGTTATGTTTTCTCAAGCCAGCGACACGCACCGAGATCTGCACAGCGAGCAGGGTGCACTCCCGGGCGAACCCAGCGGCCGGTCGCGGAACCCGGCGATCAAGGTTGTCGACATCGCGTGGCTCGAATTCGAGAAGCCGGACCTGGCCCGCTCCGAGGCATTCGCGCGGGCGTTCGGCTTTCAGTCGGCACAGGGCAGCCCGGAGGAAATTCAACTGCGTGGTACCCAGGCGGGTGCACCGTGCGTGATCCTGCGGCGCGGACCGCGAACGCGGTACACCGGCGCGGCCTTTCGGGCCGGCGATGAGGCCGACGTGCGGCGGCTGGCCGACCGGTGCGGCACCCGCGCGCGGCCGCTGCCGGATTCTCTCGGCGGTGTGAAGGTCGACCTGATCGACCCCAGCGGCATGCCGGTCCGCGTGGTCGCCGGCATGCACGAGCTGCCGGAAGTGGCGAGCCAACAGTCCCACACATTCAACTTCGGAGACCACCCGCGGCGCATCAATGCCTGCCAGCGTCCGCCACGGGTGCCGGCACGAGTGCAGCGCCTGGGGCACCTGGTGGTGCAGACCACGAAATACCTCGAAACCCTGAACTGGTATCTGGACAATCTGGGGATGGTCGTCAGCGACTTCCTGTTCTTTCCGGGGCAGCGCGAACGCGGACCGACCATGAGCTTCATCCGTTGCGATCGAGGATCCACTCCCGCCGATCACCACACACTGGCGGTTGCTCTGGGGCCGGCGAACCGCTACGTCCATTCCGCTTATCAGGTCAGCGATCTCGATGCCCTGGCCGCGGGCGGGGAATACCTGCGCGAGTGTGGCTACGTTCGGTCGTGGGGAATCGGCAGGCACATCCAGGGCAGCCAGATCTTCGACTATTGGCGCGATCCCGACGGTTTTCTGGTCGAGCATTTCGCCGACGGAGACCTGTTCGACAACACCGTCGAACCCGGCTGGGCACCGCTGCGCGCGTCCGGCTTGGCCCAGTGGGGACCGGCGGCGACCAGAGACTTTCTGGGAACTGATCTGAAATCAGCTCGCCACGAACTGGTTTCGATGATCACCGCGCTGCGCGCCCGCAACGAATTCGATATCAACCGCCTCATCGGTCTACTGAAGGTGCCCACATCATGACCGTTTCCGTCCTGCGCACTGCCGACGCCTGGTGGCTCAAAACCGGGCCTAGCGCGGCGAAGATCGACACCGCGGCAACGACGACCGGCGCACTGCTGGCGGATCGAGCGGCAATCGACGCCGCCGCGAATGCCGACACCGTCGGAGTAGGCGACCTCCCGCTGCTTTCGCCGGTGACCCGGCCGTGCCGAGTGGTGGCTCAAATGACCAACTTTGAGTCGCACGTCAGGGACGCGGGCATGGACCCGGCCTCGGTTCCGCTGACGTTCTTTCGCAAGGCCTCTGCATCGATCACCGGTCCGTACGACGAGATCGTCAAACCGCCACACGTTCAGCTGCTCGACTACGAGGTGGAAATCGGGCTGGTGATCGGGCGCGCAATCCCGGTCGGCACCACCATTTCCGAGGCGAACCTGGCCGAGTTCATCGCCGGATTGGTGGTCACCAATGACGTTTCGGCCCGCGACGTCCAGCTTCCGCAAACCCAGTTCTACGAGGCCAAGTCGTACCCGACGTTCACCCCGGTGGGACCGGAGCTGGTGTTGCTGACGCCCGACGAGCTCGACCGCTTCGGCGATCTGCGGCTGCGTCTGAGTGTCAATGGCGTCGAACGGCAGAACGCTCTGGTCGACGGGGACATGTTGTATCGGCCGCTGCAAGCTCTGCAGTCACTCACCCAGTTCCAGGAACTCGCCCCGGGCGACTTGGTGCTCACCGGCACCCCGGCCGGCACCGCGCTCAGCGCTCCACCCAAGCCGCTGGCGATGATCGGGAACCTGCTACCGACCTCGCTGAAGTGGAGGGTGTTCTTCAGCCGTCAGGCCGGCAACCCGAAATATCTGCGACACGGTGACATCGTCGAGGCGTCGGTCGCCACCGACGACGGAGCCGTCGACCTCGGATCACAGCGCAACGCAGTCCGATTCGCTTGAGCGCTAAGGCTATTCGGCGCGTTCCCGTTGTGATCGTCGGCGCCGGACCCACCGGCATCACCGCCGCTACCCTGTTGGCTCAGTACGGCGTGGACAGCCTGGTCCTCGATCGCTGGCGCGGCGTCTATCCACAACCGCGCGCCGTCCACCTGGACGACGAGGTTTACCGCGTTATCGCCCGGCTTGGCATCGCCGACGAGTTCGCCGCTATTTCGCGGCCGGCGCTGGGCTTGCGATTGCTCGACGGATGCCTGCGCGTCCTCGCCGAATTCACTCGCGATACGGCCCGCAGCCGCAACGGATTTCCGCAGGCCAACATGTTCGACCAACCGGAGTTGGAGGCACTGCTGCGGTCAAACCTCGAGCGGCACCCACCGGCTGAGCTGCGCGGCGACGTCGAGGTTACCGACGTGACCGACACCGGACAATGCGTGCGCGTCACCTTCACCGACCATACCGACGGCACCGTGCACCAGGTCGATACCGACTATCTGCTGGGTTGCGACGGAGCCAACAGCCTGGTGCGCGCCCAAATAGGGTCAGCCATGCGGGATTTGAACTTCGAACAGCGCTGGCTGGTCATCGACGTCGCCACCGACGCCGACCTGCGCCAGTGGGAAGGCGTGCACCAAGTGTGCGATCCGACTCGCGCGGGTACCTACATGCGCATCGGAGCGTCACGCTACCGCTGGGAGTTTCAGTTGCTCGACGGCGAATGTGCCGATGAATTCGGCACTCTGACTGCCCTGCGGCCGCTGATCGCACCTTGGACTGCCGGTGTCGAGGACCATGAACTGGTGCTGCTACGCGTCACGGAGTACACGTTTCGCGCTCAGATCGCCGAGCGCTGGCGCCGGGCCAACATCTTCATCCTCGGTGACGCGGCGCACCTGACTCCCCCGTTTATCGGCCAAGGCATGGGAGCCGGGATGCGCGACGCGATGAATCTCGCCTGGAAGATCGCCGGAGTTCACCATGGCAACCTCGCTCCGGCCGTTCTGGATACCTATGAGCAGGAACGTAAACCGCACGCCCGAAGCCTGATTCGGTTGGCACTCAACGTCGGTCGCGCGATGACCGGGGGCGCCCGAGTGGGCAACGTGCTGCGCCGCGTGGTCCTGCCCCGACTGCGGCTGCTCCCTGGATTGCGCGACAAAGTGGTCGACTCCACCACACCGGCACTGCGATCTTCTGCGTTGGTGTGCAGATCACGCCGACCCGGCCAGCTGGCCGGCACGCTATGCCCAAACCCACGGCTGGCCGATGATCAGCGGCTCGACGAGGTGTTGGGCAGCGGCTTCGGCCTGATCACCACCCGCAGCCCAAACGCCGCCGATGAAGCCGCGCTTGCGCAGCGCGGCTTCATCGTGCTGGTTACCCAGCCAGGCGACGAACTCGCGCACTGGCTGCGCGACGGCCACGCCGCGGCCGCGCTGGTCCGCCCGGATCGGGCGGTCATGCGCGCTGGGCGCGACGTCGGCGCGCTGTGCGCATGGGCATGCGGCATCGTGGATGGCCGGTTCAGTCCGACGCTTAAGTCGGGCGCGCGACGATGACCGGTACCAACACCGAATGCAGGACGGTATTGCTGACCGACCCCAGGATCAGACCGGTGAGACCACCGCGGCCGTGACTGCCCACCACCACCAGCTGCGCCTCTAAGGACTTCGTCTGTTGAATGATCTGTTGGGCGGGCAGATCCCGAACCAGGAGCCGACGCACTGTGACATCGGGATATTGTTCGTGCCAACCGGCCAGCCTTTCGGTGAGACTGCGCTCGGCCTCGGCCTCGACCGACTCCCAGTCGAATGCTGGAAGTTCGAGAATTGCGACGTCACTCCATGCGTGCAGAGCGACCAGATCGACTCCCCGGCGAGACGCTTGATCGAACGCGATCGCCGTCGCGAGTTCCGACGCCGGTGAACCGTCGATTCCCACCAGAACGGGGCCGTGCTGCGGGTCCGGCACGTCTTCGTCGCGGATGACCGCGACCGGGCACTTAGCGTGGCGCACCACAGTTGAACTAACCGAACCGAGCACCCCGCGCGCCAGCAGCCCGCGACCCGAGCTGCCCACGACGATCATCTCGGCGTCGTCGGACATCTTGATCAGGGCCAGCGCGGGAGTCGAATAGACGAACTCCTTGGTGATGGTGACCTGATGGCCCGCCGGCATCGCCTCCTCGGCCAATTTGAAGGCGTGAGCGAGTTGCTGGCGGCAATCGTCTTCCAGCTTTACCAACACGGAGTCGGGATAGGGAACCGGCGGCCAAGTAGTGGTGGGAGTCACCACCGCGTGGAAAAGGGTCAGCGGAATGTGGTGCATCGCCGCGTCCCGGGCCGCCCAGACAACGGCGGTGTCCGATGCGGCTGAGCCATCGACCGCGACAACGATACCGAGTGGTTTGACAGGTGCCGACATTTCGTACTCCTTTCGTCAGGAGTAACGCTATTGACCGGCAGGGTGTCGGTCGTGAGGCTTTGGTCCCCAACCACCGGGACTTCAGGACCTTCGCGAGGTGGTCACGGGTCGACCGGTGTTCCCGTTGCGGCGCCCGGCGTCGAGCTATCGGTGTTGGCGGTCCTTGAACTCGTTGCAAGCCCTTCCGCGTCGATGACGAGCGCGTCGCTCATGGAGTGCTCCGGTTCTCGCCCGTCCGTGACGGCGGGTCAGTTTGATGTACGGGATCCACACGCGACATCACACGCCCGAACTGCCGTCGCCGCAGTGACCGCCGAGCGCGAGCGAAATTTGCTCAGCCGAACAGACTTTGCGCGATGTAGTGGCCCTCTGCCGGCGCGGGCGGAACTGCGAAGATAGCTGATCCGATGTGACGGATGTACTCATTGAGGAGGTCGTTGGCGCCCAGCCGGTTCTGCAAACGAATAAAATTTTGCGGATCATTTTGATACGAGACGAACAGCAGTCCAGCGTTCAGTTGGCCATTGGGGTCCAGGCCGTCGGTGTAATTGTAGGAGCGGCGGCGAATCATGATGCCGTCATTGTTTTCCCGGGCCGCCAAGCCGACGTGTGAGCGCGGATCGATCAGCGGTTCGCCGTCGGCGCCGTTGGCGGCGAAGTTCGGCGTGTCGAATTCGGCCTTGCCGCCAAGCGGCGCCCCTTCCTGCTTGGTCCGGCCGAAGATCTTCTGCTGGTTGCCGATCCGGTCGACGTCCCACGTCTCCAGCAGCATCCGGATCTTGCGAACGACCTGATACGTGCCGCCGTTCATCCACGACTGGTCGCTGTTGTCGACCCAGACGAAACGTTCATACTCGGTCTCGGTGGCGACGTTGCGGGTACCGTCCTTGAATCCCAACAGGTTTCGCGGGGTCTGCTGACCGGAGCCGGCCGATGCTCGGCCGAAGCCCAGCACCGCCCAGAACGGGGACACGATATTGCGGCCGAGACGGGCCAGATTACGCACCGCGTGGTAGCAGACCTGCGGGTCGTCGGCGCAGGCTTGCACCGACAGATCGCCGCCGTGCAGCCTCGGATCGAGGTTGTCCCCGTTGAGCGGCGGCAGATCGGTAAATACCGCCGGACGCCGTGCGGCAAGACCGAACCGATCACCGAACAGCGACGGCCCCAATCCGATCGTGACGGTGAGACTGGCAGGGCTCAGCCCGTAGGCCTCCCCGGTATCGGTGGGAGGCTGCACCTCGACCTGCGGCTGGACCGTTCCGACGGGCTTACCCTGCTGCAGCACCGCCACCGCGGCCGACCAGCGCGCCAGCAGCGCCTGGACATCGGCACGAGCGGCGGCCGAAGCCAACGAAAACGACATAAAGACGGCGTAACGCTGTGGGAGCGTGGCGATTCCGCCCTGGTGCAGCTGGCCGTAGAAGGGATAGCTGCGGCGCATGTCCACGATGTCGTCATCGTCGCCGTGGTGCGCGGTCGCAGACGCGTAGCCGGCGAACCCGCCACCGACGGCACCGACCGCGGCCCCGGTGAGACCGGCCAGCATCGCGCCGCCGAGCATTCGCCGCCGCGATACCGACGCGTCATCGGCCGGCGTCTCGACGCCGTCGACAGCCACCTCGTCGTCAGCCATGATCAGTTGGCGGAGACCACTTTTTGAGCGACCATCGACAGGCTCTGATGCAGCGGCTGAATCACCGCGGTCAGTTTCGGCGCATCGCTGCCCTGCAGTACCGGAGTGTACGTCCGGTAACCGCCCAGCGCGGCCGGGTCGCGGTAGCCGTCCAGCACACTGAGCACCGCACGGAACTGCTGATCGATCTGACTGACCAAGTTGGCGTCGATCTTCTCCAGGCCCGGCCGAAGCGACGCATAAGCCTGTTGGGCGCCTTCGACGTTTCCCGAAAAATCAACCAGATCAATGTGGCTGAATGCCTCTTCCTCGCCGGTGATCTTGGTGTTCTGCACCTCTTCGATCAAATCGCTTGCGCCGTTAGCCAAGTCTTCCGGCTTGTATTGCAGGCCGGCGACCACATCTTTCAATTTGCCTACGTTACCGACCAATTCGGTGCTCAAGGCCTTGGTACCGGGGGTGATCGCGTTACCCTGCCAGAGGTCGCGCTCGATGGCGTGGAAGCCCTTCCAACCGACCTTGGCGTCGACGGGAGTCGAAGCGCGCATATCGATCAGATAGTCCAGGCTGCCCGCGTTGTCGCCGACCGCGAAGCCCGGCAGGACGAAGCCCTCGACGCTGGATTCCGCGCGCTCATAGAACAGTCGGGCTTTGGCGTAGGCCGCCTTGGCGGCGTCGAGGTTGCCGGACTGGATCGCCGCATCGAGTGCTTTCACTCCGTCACTGAGCTGGCCGATCTGAGTCACGATGTAGGTCGCGTAGTCCTTGGTGCCCTGACCGAGGATGCTCGCCACCGTACCCGCCGGCCCTGCCGGCGCCTGACCCGTCACCGTCAGGGTTTGGTATTCCGCACTCGCTCCGGGGCAATACAGCTGATACGAGCCGCCGTCCAGAGTGACCGTGAACGACACCGGGTTCAACCCGGGTGCGAGGTTCTCCTTCTCGCCAACGATGCGCTGATCTCGGAGCAACTCCATCTCGGTGATGCCCGGCGCGCTGGTGTTGACGACGGTGAAGGTCACCGGCCCGGCCGGCACGCTGGTGGTGTCCAGCG from the Mycobacterium lentiflavum genome contains:
- a CDS encoding acyltransferase family protein, with product MDQADTARPDRNLAVDYYRVSGVILIVLGHWLAGSVTYHDGHFGRQNPLVDMPWTQWLTWPFQAVPVFFLVAGYAGAVSWTHHRESGGVSRQAWLRRRLARVLGPTVVYVALVSAIVVAAAGYGVGGSLLEYAGWAVAMHLWFLAVYVLVVSLTPVAIAAQRRWGLWVPVVIAVAVTVVDTMLKRGPLHDLGWLNYLLCWGTLYQLGIAWHGGLLAGRRPLLLASGSGVALALLIWLAGYPVSMIGIPGQAVQNTSPPTVAMLAFGCAQAGIAMAAAPALNRILRAGAIQRVLAVGNNNVMALYLWHMIPVVIVALVGYPAGVLMQPSEGTAAWWLGRLQWVAILGLVTAVEMVLLWWGRRLFAAPLPLLGIPLPLGWAEPVMLLGAVLAAYGLEFVAADGFAPDGHFARVTVAVFAVGALLVAFHPNQVSSRPATPAPTP
- a CDS encoding TetR/AcrR family transcriptional regulator, whose amino-acid sequence is MPEEVDQPNRLQRRKQRTRAALIKAAQRMIAEGKLNVPVLEITQAADVGMGSFYNHFDTKEQLFEAAVADVLDAHGAMLDRLTESIEDPAETFAASFRLTGRLFRQRPQESEILLAHGPALLSSDRGLAPRALRDIKAGVDAGRFDVDDPELALAMAGGALLGLGKLLRDDPDRDDAGAADTVTENVLRLFGLGADEAREVCRRPLPDAFSEG
- a CDS encoding VOC family protein; this translates as MFSQASDTHRDLHSEQGALPGEPSGRSRNPAIKVVDIAWLEFEKPDLARSEAFARAFGFQSAQGSPEEIQLRGTQAGAPCVILRRGPRTRYTGAAFRAGDEADVRRLADRCGTRARPLPDSLGGVKVDLIDPSGMPVRVVAGMHELPEVASQQSHTFNFGDHPRRINACQRPPRVPARVQRLGHLVVQTTKYLETLNWYLDNLGMVVSDFLFFPGQRERGPTMSFIRCDRGSTPADHHTLAVALGPANRYVHSAYQVSDLDALAAGGEYLRECGYVRSWGIGRHIQGSQIFDYWRDPDGFLVEHFADGDLFDNTVEPGWAPLRASGLAQWGPAATRDFLGTDLKSARHELVSMITALRARNEFDINRLIGLLKVPTS
- a CDS encoding fumarylacetoacetate hydrolase family protein, whose amino-acid sequence is MTVSVLRTADAWWLKTGPSAAKIDTAATTTGALLADRAAIDAAANADTVGVGDLPLLSPVTRPCRVVAQMTNFESHVRDAGMDPASVPLTFFRKASASITGPYDEIVKPPHVQLLDYEVEIGLVIGRAIPVGTTISEANLAEFIAGLVVTNDVSARDVQLPQTQFYEAKSYPTFTPVGPELVLLTPDELDRFGDLRLRLSVNGVERQNALVDGDMLYRPLQALQSLTQFQELAPGDLVLTGTPAGTALSAPPKPLAMIGNLLPTSLKWRVFFSRQAGNPKYLRHGDIVEASVATDDGAVDLGSQRNAVRFA
- a CDS encoding bifunctional 3-(3-hydroxy-phenyl)propionate/3-hydroxycinnamic acid hydroxylase gives rise to the protein MSAKAIRRVPVVIVGAGPTGITAATLLAQYGVDSLVLDRWRGVYPQPRAVHLDDEVYRVIARLGIADEFAAISRPALGLRLLDGCLRVLAEFTRDTARSRNGFPQANMFDQPELEALLRSNLERHPPAELRGDVEVTDVTDTGQCVRVTFTDHTDGTVHQVDTDYLLGCDGANSLVRAQIGSAMRDLNFEQRWLVIDVATDADLRQWEGVHQVCDPTRAGTYMRIGASRYRWEFQLLDGECADEFGTLTALRPLIAPWTAGVEDHELVLLRVTEYTFRAQIAERWRRANIFILGDAAHLTPPFIGQGMGAGMRDAMNLAWKIAGVHHGNLAPAVLDTYEQERKPHARSLIRLALNVGRAMTGGARVGNVLRRVVLPRLRLLPGLRDKVVDSTTPALRSSALVCRSRRPGQLAGTLCPNPRLADDQRLDEVLGSGFGLITTRSPNAADEAALAQRGFIVLVTQPGDELAHWLRDGHAAAALVRPDRAVMRAGRDVGALCAWACGIVDGRFSPTLKSGARR
- a CDS encoding universal stress protein gives rise to the protein MSAPVKPLGIVVAVDGSAASDTAVVWAARDAAMHHIPLTLFHAVVTPTTTWPPVPYPDSVLVKLEDDCRQQLAHAFKLAEEAMPAGHQVTITKEFVYSTPALALIKMSDDAEMIVVGSSGRGLLARGVLGSVSSTVVRHAKCPVAVIRDEDVPDPQHGPVLVGIDGSPASELATAIAFDQASRRGVDLVALHAWSDVAILELPAFDWESVEAEAERSLTERLAGWHEQYPDVTVRRLLVRDLPAQQIIQQTKSLEAQLVVVGSHGRGGLTGLILGSVSNTVLHSVLVPVIVARPT
- the efeB gene encoding iron uptake transporter deferrochelatase/peroxidase subunit is translated as MADDEVAVDGVETPADDASVSRRRMLGGAMLAGLTGAAVGAVGGGFAGYASATAHHGDDDDIVDMRRSYPFYGQLHQGGIATLPQRYAVFMSFSLASAAARADVQALLARWSAAVAVLQQGKPVGTVQPQVEVQPPTDTGEAYGLSPASLTVTIGLGPSLFGDRFGLAARRPAVFTDLPPLNGDNLDPRLHGGDLSVQACADDPQVCYHAVRNLARLGRNIVSPFWAVLGFGRASAGSGQQTPRNLLGFKDGTRNVATETEYERFVWVDNSDQSWMNGGTYQVVRKIRMLLETWDVDRIGNQQKIFGRTKQEGAPLGGKAEFDTPNFAANGADGEPLIDPRSHVGLAARENNDGIMIRRRSYNYTDGLDPNGQLNAGLLFVSYQNDPQNFIRLQNRLGANDLLNEYIRHIGSAIFAVPPAPAEGHYIAQSLFG
- the efeO gene encoding iron uptake system protein EfeO, whose product is MVAITVLAATGCNHSNPASSPPTSRQASAPGGTNAVKVTMANSGGKDGCALDTTSVPAGPVTFTVVNTSAPGITEMELLRDQRIVGEKENLAPGLNPVSFTVTLDGGSYQLYCPGASAEYQTLTVTGQAPAGPAGTVASILGQGTKDYATYIVTQIGQLSDGVKALDAAIQSGNLDAAKAAYAKARLFYERAESSVEGFVLPGFAVGDNAGSLDYLIDMRASTPVDAKVGWKGFHAIERDLWQGNAITPGTKALSTELVGNVGKLKDVVAGLQYKPEDLANGASDLIEEVQNTKITGEEEAFSHIDLVDFSGNVEGAQQAYASLRPGLEKIDANLVSQIDQQFRAVLSVLDGYRDPAALGGYRTYTPVLQGSDAPKLTAVIQPLHQSLSMVAQKVVSAN